The Salegentibacter mishustinae genomic interval TTCTTTATAAATCTTGCCATCAGAATGGTTTATCGGGTCGCCCAGCAAAACATATTGGTCTAAAGTAGGCACAATCACCCCGCGATAAAACCTGCCCAATGATTTATAACCATTAACAATATGTATGGTGCCGTGTTCTATTTGCTGAAGAAAATCGGGCTTTCCATCGGGTTGTAAAATATCTACGGTTTTGGTTTTTTGGTTTATGGTGGTATTATCATAACCCTCCTGGAAAATCTCATAAATATGCGAAAGTCCGTGGATGGTAGAAGCCTGGGATTCTATTCTAAGATCGTAATCTCCGGCATCGTGCCAACCACCGGCATCAAGTCCCGGTACGTGTTCGCCAGGTTGGAAACTGGTTAAAGTTTTAGACCCCTGAAGATATCCGTCAAAATGATTGGTATCTACCGGTGCCATCCTGGCATCGTCCAAATGGCAGCGTCCGTGCCAGATTTTATAGCGATCATTTACCAACATATGGCACATTTGGACCGGTAAGAAATACTCCAAAGTAGGTTGCCATATACCGCGTTTATAGATATTTTCGTTAATTTGAAAAGCTTCAGTGGTATAATCGCCATATTGAATCACATACATTCCCGGCTCTTTGATATCGGAGAAGTCCAGCTGATAATATTTATATCTAAGAAACTTACCCCATTCCGAAGGATTCTCTGAAATTACTTCGGTTAAACCACCTTCATTATTTACCCTTAATAATTTCGCCTTTTTCAGGTTAGTATCATTTTTATCGGTTTCTATCACGGCAATTTTTTCCTGAGCGGGGTGATAACCAACTTGGGAAATTTGAACTACGGGATCGTAAGTGTAATCTTCCAGGGTGTTCGGAGTAATAAGCCATTCTATAGCATTACTTGTAGCTCCTGATGGTACGAGAGACCTTACCACAAACCATCCGTTGCTATGCTGGGCACGGCCGTCTATTAATTCTAATTGATTTTCTTTTAAATTTTCAATTTTTAAAGTTTGTCTGGGTGTCCCGGGAGCAATAACAAGTTCTTTTCCCAAGGCCATAGGTTCTATTTGATATTCATCTTCATCATTATAATATCCAGGGCCGTTGGCCTGACGGTTAAAAAGACCAAATTCGTTATCCATATAGTAGGATTTCCCAAAAAGATAACCGGGGAAGAATTCGATATTCATACCTACTTTGCCGATCCATGCTTCGGGCAAAGCTTCATCAAGATCGACTACAATCTTAAAGGATTTTCCCTGAGGAATAATTTTTAGATTATAAGAAAATTCCAGGTCCGGATACTCAATAGGATTAAAGCCTTTTCGATTTTTGGCTTCATCGGGATAAGCCATTTTTACGCTAATTATATTTTTTTCTCTGTCCACGACCCGTTCTCCAACTTTGGGTACAGGTTGCCATTGCCCCGGAGTAGGTTCGAGGCGTAAATCGCCGTTGGTTGCTACTCTAATCCCGTTTTGTATAATTCCAACACCGCCTTGATGACTTTCCGGATAGAAATCGTGCGCAAGCATGACATTTAACCCGCGCATTTCAAGGTATTCCTCATCGTTAATCCTTAAACTTTCGCCCTGGTTTTGTGCAATACCAACTTTCGTCAAAAAGCAGCACATTAGAAAGGTGTATAATTTCAATTTCATTCTTATTAGATTTAGCTATAAAACTATGGAGATAGGTTAATAAGGATTTATACTATTTTATCAATTCATTATATGAATTTTTCAAAAGTGTATAAGGCAATGATTTTCTTTTATCTTTAAATTATCAAAAATGAAATTTAACGATATTAAAAGTTAACAATGAAAAAAATTATCCTATTAGTGAGTTGTTTTAGTCTTTTGTATTCCTGCAATTCAAATAAGTCGAAAAAAGATAATAATGAAATAGAAAGAGAAAATTCAAATCAAGCGTTAATTGCTGAATTTGAAAATGCTGCAGATAAAGATTTATTAAAAAAGTGGTATCCATTGGTAATAGATAAAGAAGACGGGGGATATTATAGTCAGGTAACGCACGATTTTAAACTAGGTGAGGAGCATAATAAAATGGTTGTGACTCAGGCGCGCCATATTTGGACAAATGCTAAAGCTTCAAAACGAAATCAAGAAGAAGATTCTTCTTATTTAAAGAATGCGGCTCATGGTTTTGAGTTTTTGAGAGATATAATGTGGGATAAAGAAAATGGTGGATTTCATAACCTAGTAAATAAAAGCGGAGAACCTATTATCAAAAAAGGTGAAGCTAAAACCGCCTACGGAAATTCATTTGCCATTTATGCTCTGGCAGCATACTATGATGCTTCTGGAAATGAAGAAGCACTTGATTTAGCGAAGAAAACCTTTAGGTGGCTTGAAGAACATAGTCATGATAAGAAATACAAAGGGTATTTTCAGCATTTAGAAATGAATGGTACACCAGTTAAGAGAACTGCGGAAATGGCTTCAACATCAGATATTGGGTATAAAGATCAGAACAGTTCCATTCATTTAATGGAAGCATTTACTGAATTATACAGGGTGTGGCCTAATGATCTCGTGGGTGAGCGTTTAGAAGAATTACTTTTGATCATTCGGGATACTATCGTGAATGACGATGACTACATGAACCTATTTTTTGAGCGGGACTGGACTCCAGTGTCCTTTAAAGAAAAGTCTAAAGAAGAAATTAAGAAGCATTACTATTTAGATCACATTTCTCCTGGCCACGATGTGGAAACTGCTTTTTTAATGTTAGATGCTTCTGAAGCCTTAGGGCTGAAAAATGATAGCCTTACTTTGCAAACCGCGAAAAGAATGGTTGATCATAGTTTAGAAACCGGTTGGGATAAAAAAGTAGGTGGCTTTTATGATGGCGGTTACTATTTTGAAGGAGAAGATGAAATTACTACTGTGAATGATAAAAAGAATTGGTGGGCACAGGCAGAAGGCTTAAACACTTTATTGATTATGGCTGAAAAATTTCCTGAAGACGAGACTAATTATCGCAAATATTTTAACGAATTATGGAGCTATACTAAAACATATATGATGGACCAGGAGCAAGGAGGCTGGTATGAATGGGGAATAGATAAAACCCCAGGTGCCAAAACAGCTTTAAAAGGTCATATTTGGAAAGCAACGTACCATAATTATAGAGCTTTAAGTCACGTGGCAGATAGGTTGAGGGAAATGAAATAAATTACCTAGACTATCTCATATGCTGTGTAGGTAGAAAAATAACAGGGGGTCGTGTTCCCTGTTATTTTTTTGTATAATTTTAAATAGAAGGGTGGCATATATAAAATGTGTGAAGCGGAATTCGATTGTCATACAGACTAAGATATAAGCCAGAAGTACAATACTTTCAATAGCTCTATTGTTTTGGTTAAAAATGTTGCGTTCATAAAGACGCCACTATAATACGGCCAATCCCTATCAGAATTTGGGGTATAATCTTAAATCAGTTCCTTAGGTTTTATGAAAAAAGGGTGTAGACTTTTTTAAAGTCTACACCCTTTTATTTTAATTGGTCTCAAAAATGGGATTTAAACCCTGCAATTTTATTGCAGCACTTTAGTAGTGCGAAAAAATCTATATTTTCGTATTATGAGTTATCAAAGAAAAGGCTCTCATACGGTTAGTTATTTAACGTGTCATATTGTTTGGGTTACAAAATATCGTTACAAGGTACTCCGAGGAGATGTTCAAACTCGTTGTCGTGAACTTTTAATCCAAATATGTGAAGCTGAAGGTATAGAAATACTTAAAGGAGTAGTTAGTTCGGATCACGTTCATATGCACATCGAATATGCTCCAAAATTGAATGTAAGTAGCATATTGAAAAAACTTAAAGGTCGTACATCAAGGAAACTTCAACAAGAATTTCCAAAATTGAAGGAGCGTTATTGGGGACAACATTTTTGGTCAAGTGGTTATGGAGTCTGGAGTACTGGTAATATTACCGATAAAATGGTCAATGAATACTTGGAACATCACCGGCGTGATTCGAGTGATAATTCCAATTTTATATTGGAATAGTAAAGGGGACTTTTAGTCCCCAGTATTAATGAACCTCTGCACTTTTAGTGCAGAGTGGTTTAGTTTATATACGTGCCGCGAAAGTGCCATTCTTTTTTACTCGGTAATTGAGATTAAATGATCCGAGGCTTGACTTTAGATAGAATTAAATTATACTTTCCAATCTTTATGCTTCGAGAAACTGCTACGAAGTAGTTTTCTGATAATATTTATTCCAATTCCTTTGGGCTAAGCCTAAAAGTAAGCACATCGTGTGGGGAAATTCGTGCTTTTAATTTTTTGTCTGTATCCTTCAGATTTTTATCTCTCCAGATATCTTCAACTTTAAAAGTTGTTTCGTTGAAATCTACAGCATAATCAAAATCAGGGTCTTGAATTTTGTGTTTTTCCCAGTCAAATTCAACGTTCTTTTCTTCATCAGCACGATTCAGGAAAGTTACTGCCCATTCACCGTTGGAGAGTGGCTTGAACCAGGTTTCCAGACCATCTTCAGTATTGTATTTGAATGCCTGCACTCCAAGAGAGTCCTGGTTGATAGCAATCATTTTTTCATTGGTCAGAATATCTACTGTTTCAGGAGACATTTCGCGCAAATCATTTCCTGCAATTAAAGGAGCTGCAAGCATGCTCCACATAGTGAAATGCGCACGGTCTTCACTAGTGGTCATCCCATTACCAACCTCCATCATATCTGGATCATTCCAATGCCCGGGGCCGGCATATTTTCTCAGTCCCTCCTGCATATCTAGAATTTTTAGGACTCCCCAGGATGACCAGTCTCCATGATCTTCTT includes:
- a CDS encoding glycoside hydrolase family 9 protein, whose product is MKLKLYTFLMCCFLTKVGIAQNQGESLRINDEEYLEMRGLNVMLAHDFYPESHQGGVGIIQNGIRVATNGDLRLEPTPGQWQPVPKVGERVVDREKNIISVKMAYPDEAKNRKGFNPIEYPDLEFSYNLKIIPQGKSFKIVVDLDEALPEAWIGKVGMNIEFFPGYLFGKSYYMDNEFGLFNRQANGPGYYNDEDEYQIEPMALGKELVIAPGTPRQTLKIENLKENQLELIDGRAQHSNGWFVVRSLVPSGATSNAIEWLITPNTLEDYTYDPVVQISQVGYHPAQEKIAVIETDKNDTNLKKAKLLRVNNEGGLTEVISENPSEWGKFLRYKYYQLDFSDIKEPGMYVIQYGDYTTEAFQINENIYKRGIWQPTLEYFLPVQMCHMLVNDRYKIWHGRCHLDDARMAPVDTNHFDGYLQGSKTLTSFQPGEHVPGLDAGGWHDAGDYDLRIESQASTIHGLSHIYEIFQEGYDNTTINQKTKTVDILQPDGKPDFLQQIEHGTIHIVNGYKSLGRFYRGVIVPTLDQYVLLGDPINHSDGKIYKETSTSKEIPLGQEGAPDDRWVFTEDNPRRELQSAAALAATYRSLKDFNPELAEDALEIAIKTWENTSTDNPLQKLSLSVELFRSTAEAKYENFIKENIKIFSENIAQTGWVLAPIFNEIQDKNFRNKIKASVKNYYQEVEKLGAQTPYGMPYEPDIWGAGWGIQNFGMKQYFLHTAFPEIFPKKYMLNALNFVLGTHPGVNTSSFASGVGSRSLTQAYGMNRGDFSFTPGGIGSGTALIRPDFPELLEWPFLWQQTEYVLGGGTTDYLFLVLAADKLLNK
- a CDS encoding AGE family epimerase/isomerase yields the protein MKKIILLVSCFSLLYSCNSNKSKKDNNEIERENSNQALIAEFENAADKDLLKKWYPLVIDKEDGGYYSQVTHDFKLGEEHNKMVVTQARHIWTNAKASKRNQEEDSSYLKNAAHGFEFLRDIMWDKENGGFHNLVNKSGEPIIKKGEAKTAYGNSFAIYALAAYYDASGNEEALDLAKKTFRWLEEHSHDKKYKGYFQHLEMNGTPVKRTAEMASTSDIGYKDQNSSIHLMEAFTELYRVWPNDLVGERLEELLLIIRDTIVNDDDYMNLFFERDWTPVSFKEKSKEEIKKHYYLDHISPGHDVETAFLMLDASEALGLKNDSLTLQTAKRMVDHSLETGWDKKVGGFYDGGYYFEGEDEITTVNDKKNWWAQAEGLNTLLIMAEKFPEDETNYRKYFNELWSYTKTYMMDQEQGGWYEWGIDKTPGAKTALKGHIWKATYHNYRALSHVADRLREMK
- the tnpA gene encoding IS200/IS605 family transposase, which produces MSYQRKGSHTVSYLTCHIVWVTKYRYKVLRGDVQTRCRELLIQICEAEGIEILKGVVSSDHVHMHIEYAPKLNVSSILKKLKGRTSRKLQQEFPKLKERYWGQHFWSSGYGVWSTGNITDKMVNEYLEHHRRDSSDNSNFILE